From the Primulina tabacum isolate GXHZ01 chromosome 3, ASM2559414v2, whole genome shotgun sequence genome, one window contains:
- the LOC142538669 gene encoding uncharacterized protein LOC142538669: MGEMELVISRFQNMRPPRFFGNEDGEKAIAWLKSMKRLFNMLEYTPDLQLKLAICQLKDRAQLWWETSEEALKESGERVTWDVFCAQFAREYSQPSYYSAKEAEFNGLTQGNMTVVEYASQFSALLAYVPHVASSDRNKLSHFMQGLNRTICTLVVTGAPVNYADAVEKAKNVEASLLLAEPQSVQPGFPQSFGGNVPMPVSAPLYRPLLPYQPTQSYQQPKQQNFKAKGKKFKKQTRNSSSSSGSQRGSSVGSLGGVFCDRCGGKHFSTQCTGVQGSCNICGQVGHYARVCPNAARQQFQQPQFGQGFRGQATRPFVPTQSFQQSSYPQPRGSAHQRFPGPQQARVHALTQDQVQDAHGGVIADTVSVSTPVGVCLMSHETILNCVIRFDDNIMITNLIKLDMSDFDCFLGMDTLSNYRATVDCFHGVVRFRPYYGSKWNFYGSDSQSRIPLVSAMEMFRILSTGNEGFMIYAVDATQGKRFEVSDIPVVKEFPDVFPDEIPGFPPQREIDFSIELVSGTNPISRAPYRLAPAELKELKEQLQDLLEKGYIRPSMSPWGAPTLKEKLTTAPVLALPSGSGGYVVCSDASLNGLGCVLMQNGRVIASASRQLKPHETRYPVHDLELAAIVFALKLWRHYLYGEQFVIYSDHKSLKYLFSQPDLNMRQRRWMELLKDFDCEIQYQPGRMNLVADALSRKVHNAMLTSLTISKVHEHFGTSGWTYQISGDYFIVSSIQVEPQILSRIKAAQKTDLHIHRLKELSRTGQTEKFSVASDGSLRFNGRLVVPNLIDLKEVILKEAHCSRHSIHPGIRKMYHTLRAHYWWEV, encoded by the exons ATGGGTGAAATGGAACTTGTGATATCCCGATTTCAGAACATGCGTCCTCCTCGATTCTTTGGGAATGAAGATGGTGAGAAAGCTATAGCATGGCTAAAAAGTATGAAGCGTTTGTTCAATATGTTGGAGTACACTCCTGACTTGCAGCTTAAGTTGGCTATTTGTCAATTAAAAGACCGAGCTCAGTTATGGTGGGAAACTAGTGAGGAAGCTTTGAAAGAATCAGGTGAAAGagttacttgggatgtattttgcGCTCAGTTTGCTCGAGAGTATTCACAGCCTTCGTACTATTCGGCCAAGGAAGCTGAATTCAATGGATTGACTCAAGGTAATATGACTGTAGTGGAGTATGCCTCTCAATTTTCAGCGCTTCTTGCCTATGTTCCTCATGTTGCTAGCAGTGATCGGAACAAGCTATCTCATTTTATGCAAGGATTGAATCGAACCATTTGCACTTTAGTAGTCACTGGAGCACCTGTTAATTATGCCGATGCTGTAGAGAAAGCCAAGAATGTGGAGGCAAGTCTACTTTTGGCAGAACCACAGTCAGTTCAACCAGGTTTTCCTCAGAGTTTCGGAGGTAATGTGCCGATGCCAGTGAGTGCACCATTATACCGTCCTTTACTGCCGTACCAGCCTACGCAGTCTTATCAGCAACCAAAGCAACAAAATTTTAAGGCcaaaggaaaaaaattcaagaaacaGACTCGTAACAGTTCTTCTAGTTCCGGCAGTCAGCGTGGAAGTTCAGTTGGGTCACTAGGTGGAGTATTTTGTGATCGTTGTGGTGGTAAGCATTTCAGCACTCAGTGTACTGGAGTTCAGGGATCTTGTAATATCTGTGGGCAAGTTGGACAttatgctagagtatgtccgaaTGCAGCGAGACAACAATTTCAGCAACCTCAGTTTGGTCAGGGTTTTAGAGGACAAGCAACTAGACCTTTTGTTCCGACTCAGTCTTTTCAGCAGTCTAGCTATCCTCAGCCTAGAGGTTCTGCACATCAGCGTTTTCCCGGGccacagcaggccagagttcaTGCTCTAACTCAGGATCAGGTTCAAGACGCACATGGCGGAGTTATTGCAG ATACTGTGTCAGTCTCTACACCTGTCGGTGTATGTTTGATGTCTCATGAGACAATTCTGAATTGTGTGATTAGATTCGatgataatattatgataactaATCTCATCAAGCTAGATATGTCTGACTTCGACTGTTTTCTGGGAATGGATACTCTGTCTAATTATCGAGCTACggttgattgtttccatggagTCGTCAGATTCAGACCGTATTATGGCAGTAAATGGAATTTTTACGGTAGTGATTCGCAATCACGTATTCCATTAGTGTCAGCAATGGAAATGTTTAGAATCTTGTCGACAGGAAATGAAGGATTCATGATCTATGCAGTTGATGCGACACAGGGAAAAAGATTTGAAGTTTCTGATATTCCTGTTGTCAAGGAATTCcctgatgtatttcccgatgaaatTCCTGGATTTCCACCCCAGAGGGAAATCGATTTTAGCATTGAGTTGGTGTCCGGGACAAACcctatttctagagcaccaTATCGTTTGGCTCCAGCggaattgaaagaactcaaagagcaattACAGGACTTACTGGAAAAAGGCTATATTAGACCAAGTatgtcaccttggggagctccg ACTTTGAAGGAAAAGTTGACAACAGCCCCAGTGCTAGCTTTGCCATCAGGCTCAGGTGGATATGTTGTTTGTTCAGATGCATCTCTAAATGGACTTGGATGTGTTCTAATGCAAAATGGGCGAGTGATTGCAtctgcttctcgtcagttgaagccgCATGAGACCCGATATCCAGTTCATGACTTAGAGTTGGCTGCtattgtatttgcattgaagttatggcgtcattatctgtacggtgagcaGTTTGTGATTTATTCGGATCACAAGAGCCTTAAATATCTTTTCTCACAGCCTgacttgaacatgagacaacgtCGATGGATGGAGttacttaaagactttgattgtgagattcagtatcaacCAGGGCGAATGAATCTTGTTGCAGATGCTCTCAGCAGGAAGGTTCATAATGCTATGCTGACATCTTTGACTATCTCTAAAGTTCACGAGCACTTTGGAACTTCAGGATGGACTTATCAGATCAGTGGAGACTACTTTATAGTGTCATCTATTCAAGTCGAGCCACAGATTTTGTCCAGAATCAAAGCAGCACAGAAGACCGATCTGCATATTCATAGATTGAAAGAATTGTCTCGAACAGGTCAGACAGAAAAGTTTAGTGTTGCTTCAGATGGTAGTCTGCGCTTTAATGGTAGACTTGTGGTTCCAAATTTGATAGATTTGAAAGAAGTCATACTAAAggaagcacattgtagtcgaCACAGTATTCACCCAGGAATTCGAAAGATGTATCATACCTTGAGAGCTCATTATTGGTGGgaagtatga